In Streptomyces sp. NBC_00448, the following are encoded in one genomic region:
- a CDS encoding pyridoxal phosphate-dependent decarboxylase family protein yields the protein MPMPGLAGGRGAAEALRPLVDTVCGALAEGARDRGGPMPRGGPEEVARLVERAVPDVLPRSGTGEHEALATLVHLMAAGAADPADGLCAAHLHCPPLAVAAAADLAASVLNPSMDSWDQAPAASALEARVTAALAAVVYPDLPAPDALVTTGGTESNQLALLLARERAAGGPRVQVVCGANAHHSVQRSAWLLGLPQPIVLDTPAGVLDPAAVDTALDQLPGRPLVVATAGTTDSGAIDPLPAIAHATGAHGAELHVDAAYGGPLLFSSREAAKLDGLQSAVSVTLDLHKLGWQPVAAGLLAVPDGTALRPLTHQADYLNAADDTEAGLPDLLGRSLRTSRRPDVLKIAVSLRALGREGIAALVDAVCDLATDLADRVRRHPALTLHAPPAISTVLFRPTAADDEETAELRRRLMYEGRAVLGRARADGRLWLKATLLNPHLRSDDLDTLLKLTTEGTTAR from the coding sequence ATGCCGATGCCCGGACTTGCCGGTGGACGTGGAGCCGCCGAGGCGCTGCGGCCCCTGGTGGACACCGTGTGCGGCGCCCTGGCGGAGGGCGCGCGCGACCGCGGCGGACCGATGCCGCGCGGCGGCCCCGAGGAAGTGGCCCGGCTCGTCGAGCGGGCCGTCCCCGACGTGCTGCCGCGCTCCGGCACCGGCGAGCACGAAGCACTCGCCACGCTGGTGCACCTGATGGCGGCGGGCGCCGCCGACCCCGCCGACGGGCTGTGCGCCGCGCACCTGCACTGCCCGCCGCTGGCCGTCGCCGCTGCCGCGGACCTGGCCGCCTCCGTGCTCAACCCGTCCATGGACTCCTGGGACCAGGCGCCGGCCGCCAGCGCCCTCGAAGCGCGGGTGACCGCCGCGCTGGCCGCCGTCGTCTACCCCGACCTGCCGGCCCCCGACGCCCTGGTGACCACCGGCGGCACCGAATCCAACCAGCTCGCGCTGCTGCTCGCCCGCGAGCGTGCCGCCGGCGGCCCCCGGGTCCAGGTCGTGTGCGGCGCCAACGCCCACCACAGCGTCCAGCGCTCCGCCTGGCTGCTCGGCCTGCCGCAGCCGATCGTGCTGGACACCCCCGCCGGCGTGCTCGATCCCGCGGCAGTGGACACCGCACTCGACCAACTGCCCGGCCGTCCCCTGGTGGTGGCCACCGCGGGCACCACCGACAGCGGCGCGATCGACCCGCTGCCCGCCATCGCCCACGCCACCGGAGCCCACGGCGCCGAACTGCACGTGGACGCCGCCTACGGCGGGCCGCTGCTGTTCAGCAGCCGCGAGGCCGCCAAGCTCGACGGCCTGCAGTCCGCGGTGTCGGTCACCCTCGACCTGCACAAACTCGGCTGGCAGCCGGTCGCCGCCGGCCTGCTCGCCGTGCCCGACGGCACCGCGCTGCGCCCGCTGACCCACCAGGCCGACTACCTCAACGCCGCCGACGACACCGAAGCCGGCCTGCCGGACCTGCTAGGCCGGTCCCTGCGCACCTCCCGCCGCCCCGACGTCCTCAAGATCGCCGTCTCGCTGCGCGCGCTGGGCCGCGAGGGCATCGCCGCCCTGGTGGACGCCGTCTGCGACCTCGCCACCGACCTCGCCGACCGGGTCCGGCGCCACCCCGCGCTCACCCTGCACGCACCCCCCGCGATCAGCACCGTCCTGTTCCGCCCGACCGCCGCGGACGACGAGGAGACCGCCGAACTGCGCCGCCGCCTGATGTACGAGGGCCGCGCCGTCCTCGGCCGGGCCCGCGCCGACGGCCGGCTGTGGCTGAAGGCCACCCTGCTCAACCCGCACCTGCGTTCCGACGACCTCGACACGCTGCTGAAGCTCACCACGGAAGGCACCACGGCACGATGA
- the pepN gene encoding aminopeptidase N: MPALNRAEAETRARDLAVEHYAIDLDLTRGEERFGSTTVIRFAALRDCDSFAEIEPAALHRVLLDGAPLDHALVDGNRLPLPGLTAGPHELRVEADMNYSHTGEGLHRFTDPADGETYLYTQLFLDDVRRVFAAFDQPDLKARFDVAVTAPEDWAVLGNGTATRTAPGRWQMATTPPLPTYVVAVAAGPYHTVRAEHAGLPFALHCRRSLAEHLDRAAPDLFAFTFGCFDRYREMFAEPYPFDSYDQAFVPEFNFGAMENPGLVVLRDEYVYRSAATPSELLDRAVVIAHEMAHMWFGDLVTLRWWDDIWLNESFAEYMGFQIASEAPGFDGAWTGYGAHRKFRGSDSDQRPSTHPVAPLPEDVPDTASALTNIDGISYAKGGSALRQLVTWMGREDFLAGLNEHFARHRFGNARLADLIDSLASATDRDVTAWAEAWLRTTGVDTLTPAASPAPGGWRLEIGHSGERPHRIGVGLYDRADGDPARLVLRERATVDITATAAVERRTFDGPRPDLVLLNDGDLSYVKVRFDDRSWEAVRDALGSIPDPLSRSVAWNAARDLVRDARLAPAEYLALVGRHLPAESDPAIVQGVLTFARATVADRYLDPALRPDALAGLAGTARALLAEGRAGNRLTATRALIASALSATDAAELRDWYDRGVLPGDGTLDQELRWLLLARLAVLGAAGAADIDAELARDTSATGHESAARCRAALPDKDTKSAAWQAIFHDDASSNPLLGAAVEGFWQHEQRALLDGYLPRYFPDAVALAARRGPAVANMVARSGFPFTEITAETLALGRAALDDPAVIPALRRTFDDQLDDLARALRVRQVFGG, from the coding sequence ATGCCTGCCCTCAACCGCGCCGAGGCCGAGACCCGCGCCCGTGACCTGGCCGTAGAGCACTACGCGATCGACCTCGACCTCACCAGGGGCGAGGAACGCTTCGGATCGACCACCGTCATCCGATTCGCGGCGCTCCGCGACTGCGACAGCTTCGCCGAGATCGAGCCCGCCGCCCTGCACCGGGTGCTGCTCGACGGCGCCCCGCTCGACCACGCGCTGGTCGACGGCAACCGGCTGCCGCTGCCCGGACTCACCGCGGGCCCGCACGAACTGCGGGTCGAGGCCGACATGAACTACTCGCACACCGGCGAGGGCCTGCACCGCTTCACCGACCCCGCCGACGGTGAGACGTACCTGTACACCCAGCTCTTCCTCGACGACGTGCGCCGGGTCTTCGCCGCCTTCGACCAGCCCGACCTGAAGGCCCGCTTCGACGTGGCGGTCACCGCGCCGGAGGACTGGGCGGTGCTCGGCAACGGCACCGCCACCCGCACCGCGCCCGGCCGCTGGCAGATGGCCACCACCCCGCCGCTGCCCACGTACGTCGTCGCGGTCGCCGCCGGGCCGTACCACACGGTGCGCGCCGAGCACGCCGGGCTGCCGTTCGCCCTGCACTGCCGCCGCTCGCTCGCCGAGCACCTGGACCGGGCCGCGCCCGACCTGTTCGCCTTCACCTTCGGCTGCTTCGACCGCTACCGCGAGATGTTCGCCGAGCCGTACCCGTTCGACTCCTACGACCAGGCGTTCGTGCCCGAATTCAACTTCGGCGCGATGGAGAACCCCGGTCTGGTCGTCCTGCGCGACGAGTACGTCTACCGCTCCGCCGCCACCCCCAGCGAACTGCTGGACCGCGCGGTGGTCATCGCCCACGAGATGGCCCACATGTGGTTCGGCGACCTGGTCACCCTGCGCTGGTGGGACGACATCTGGCTGAACGAGTCGTTCGCCGAGTACATGGGCTTCCAGATCGCCTCCGAGGCCCCCGGCTTCGACGGCGCCTGGACCGGCTACGGCGCCCACCGCAAGTTCCGCGGCTCCGACAGCGACCAGCGCCCCTCCACCCACCCGGTCGCGCCGCTGCCCGAGGACGTCCCCGACACCGCGTCCGCGCTGACCAACATCGACGGCATCTCCTACGCCAAGGGCGGCTCCGCACTGCGCCAGCTCGTCACGTGGATGGGCCGCGAGGACTTCCTGGCCGGCCTCAACGAGCACTTCGCCCGGCACCGCTTCGGCAACGCCCGCCTCGCCGACCTGATCGACTCGCTCGCCTCCGCCACCGACCGCGACGTGACGGCGTGGGCCGAGGCATGGCTGCGCACCACCGGCGTGGACACCCTCACCCCGGCCGCCTCGCCCGCGCCCGGCGGCTGGCGGCTGGAGATCGGCCACAGCGGCGAACGCCCGCACCGCATCGGCGTCGGACTGTACGACCGGGCCGACGGCGACCCGGCGCGGCTGGTGCTGCGCGAGCGCGCCACCGTCGACATCACGGCCACCGCCGCGGTCGAGCGCCGTACCTTCGACGGCCCCCGGCCCGACCTGGTGCTGCTCAACGACGGCGACCTCAGCTACGTCAAGGTCCGCTTCGACGACCGCTCGTGGGAGGCGGTCCGCGACGCCCTCGGCAGCATCCCCGACCCGCTGTCCCGCTCGGTGGCGTGGAACGCGGCCCGCGACCTGGTGCGCGACGCCCGGCTGGCGCCCGCGGAGTACCTGGCGCTGGTGGGCCGGCATCTGCCGGCCGAGTCCGACCCGGCGATCGTGCAGGGCGTGCTCACCTTCGCCCGCGCGACCGTCGCCGACCGCTACCTCGACCCGGCGCTGCGGCCCGACGCGCTCGCCGGCCTCGCCGGGACCGCCCGCGCGCTGCTCGCCGAGGGCCGGGCCGGCAACCGGCTCACCGCCACCCGCGCGCTGATCGCCTCCGCGCTGAGCGCCACCGACGCGGCCGAGCTGCGCGACTGGTACGACCGGGGCGTGCTCCCCGGCGACGGCACGCTGGACCAGGAGCTGCGCTGGCTGCTGCTGGCACGGCTGGCCGTGCTGGGTGCGGCCGGCGCCGCCGACATCGACGCGGAACTGGCCCGCGACACCAGCGCCACCGGCCACGAGTCCGCCGCCCGCTGCCGTGCGGCGCTGCCCGACAAGGACACCAAGTCCGCCGCCTGGCAGGCGATCTTCCATGACGACGCGAGCTCCAACCCGCTGCTCGGCGCGGCCGTGGAGGGCTTCTGGCAGCACGAGCAGCGGGCCCTGCTGGACGGCTACCTGCCCCGCTACTTCCCCGACGCCGTCGCGCTCGCCGCCCGCCGCGGGCCGGCCGTCGCGAACATGGTCGCCCGCAGCGGCTTCCCGTTCACCGAGATCACCGCGGAGACGCTCGCGTTGGGCCGGGCCGCCCTCGACGACCCCGCCGTGATCCCGGCGCTGCGCCGCACGTTCGACGACCAACTGGACGATCTGGCAAGGGCGTTGCGGGTCCGGCAAGTGTTCGGCGGCTGA
- a CDS encoding lysine N(6)-hydroxylase/L-ornithine N(5)-oxygenase family protein, producing the protein MNPTPAGTDGAPDTAAPADEPFDLLGIGIGPFNLSLAALADGLPGLTAAFYDQCPDFRWHPGLLIDGATLQVPFLADLVTLADPANRWTFLNWLKSRERLFPFYFAERFHVHRAEYDAYCRWVAESLPTTHFGQQVDSVRWNPARALFEVDHTHVDAHGEAEALARTYARHLVLGIGTQPHVPEPLRPLADTPTVPVVHSSRYVEERARLLAADHITVVGSGQSGAEVFLDLLRNRPAGRERITWLARTPAFAPMEYSKLGLEHFTPDYTRYFHGLAEPVRDRLVPRQWQLHKGIDADTIAAIHEELYRRTLDGGWPDAVLTPGVAVRTAGRLGTQSVELHLEHADQGTRTRLITSAVVLATGYEERPLDRLLDPLAPYMERDEGGRPRIDARYRMRLDRSVSGRVYVQNAERHSHGVGAPDLGLAAWRSALVLNDLTALLTGEEHYPLPARTAFTTFGLDGAAASDVPTRTAALRRG; encoded by the coding sequence ATGAACCCCACTCCGGCCGGTACCGACGGCGCCCCCGACACCGCCGCGCCCGCGGACGAACCGTTCGACCTGCTCGGCATCGGCATCGGGCCGTTCAACCTCTCGCTGGCCGCGCTCGCCGACGGCCTCCCGGGTCTGACCGCCGCCTTCTACGACCAGTGCCCCGACTTCCGCTGGCACCCCGGACTGCTGATCGACGGCGCCACCTTGCAGGTGCCCTTCCTCGCCGACCTGGTCACCCTCGCCGACCCGGCCAACCGCTGGACCTTCCTGAACTGGCTGAAGAGCCGCGAGCGGCTCTTCCCGTTCTACTTCGCCGAGCGCTTCCACGTGCACCGCGCCGAGTACGACGCCTACTGCCGCTGGGTCGCGGAGTCGCTGCCCACCACCCACTTCGGCCAGCAGGTCGACAGCGTGCGGTGGAACCCGGCCCGCGCCCTGTTCGAGGTGGACCACACCCACGTCGACGCGCACGGCGAGGCCGAGGCGCTGGCCCGCACCTACGCCCGCCACCTGGTGCTCGGCATCGGCACCCAGCCGCACGTCCCCGAGCCGCTGCGGCCGCTGGCCGACACGCCAACAGTGCCGGTCGTGCACTCCTCGCGCTACGTGGAGGAGCGGGCCCGGCTGCTGGCCGCCGACCACATCACGGTGGTCGGCTCCGGCCAGTCCGGCGCCGAGGTCTTCCTCGACCTGCTGCGCAACCGGCCGGCCGGCCGGGAGCGGATCACCTGGCTGGCCCGTACCCCGGCGTTCGCGCCCATGGAGTACAGCAAGCTCGGCCTGGAGCACTTCACCCCCGACTACACCCGCTACTTCCACGGCCTGGCCGAGCCGGTCCGCGACCGGCTGGTGCCGCGGCAGTGGCAGCTGCACAAGGGCATCGACGCCGACACCATCGCCGCGATCCACGAGGAGCTGTATCGCCGCACCCTGGACGGCGGCTGGCCCGACGCGGTGCTCACCCCCGGCGTCGCCGTGCGCACCGCCGGCCGGCTCGGCACCCAGAGCGTCGAACTGCACCTGGAACACGCCGACCAGGGCACCCGCACCCGGCTGATCACCAGCGCCGTGGTGCTGGCCACCGGCTACGAGGAGCGCCCCCTCGACCGCCTGCTCGACCCGCTCGCGCCGTACATGGAGCGGGACGAGGGGGGGCGGCCGAGGATCGACGCCCGCTACCGGATGCGGCTGGACCGGTCGGTCTCCGGCCGGGTCTACGTGCAGAACGCCGAGCGCCACTCGCACGGCGTCGGCGCCCCCGACCTGGGCCTGGCGGCCTGGCGTTCCGCGCTGGTGCTCAACGACCTGACGGCGCTGCTGACCGGCGAGGAGCACTACCCCCTGCCGGCCAGGACCGCCTTCACCACCTTCGGACTCGACGGTGCCGCCGCGAGCGACGTACCTACCCGAACAGCGGCGCTCCGGCGCGGGTGA
- a CDS encoding bifunctional metallophosphatase/5'-nucleotidase: MPLNRRDFINRSAATGAGVALTGAAGAVAATPAQASDKRPGHGHGPGHRPTTYSLRVLGTTDVHGHALNWDYFTDAEYDDADHNDVGMAKLATLIEDARAEKGHDRTLLVDAGDIIQGTQLSYYYARVEPITGPVKGPKHPMALAMNQMKYDAAALGNHEFNYGIPLLRAFQEQCDFPLLAANAVDAKTLRPAFPPYLVKELRVKGGPNIKVGILGLTNPGIAVWDKANVQGQLAFPGLVEQAKIYVPKLRALGCDVVFCTDHSGLDGSTTYGDAVPYPENASSLVAAQVPGIDAILVGHTHVERPQTLVVNEQTGKTVVLSEPLMWGMRLSVFDIDLELEHGRWKVTSVQAGVRNANTVAEDPVVAKLVRDEHQKVVAYVNQVVGTCTEAMSAAESTYKDTPIIDFINQVQSDTVTAALAGTQYADLPVLSQASPFSRTASIPAGQVSLRDVAGLYVYENTLDSKILTGAQVKDYLEWSAEYFVQTAPDAPVDVTKITNADNTPDFSYDVLSGVSYDIDIAQPAGSRIVNLTHGGAAIDPAAQFVLAVNNYRSSGGSNYPHVATAQSVWSSSDEIRNTIIAWVQARGTIDPSTFGADQWRLTRAGAPLFG, translated from the coding sequence ATGCCGCTCAACCGCAGGGACTTCATCAACCGATCCGCCGCGACAGGTGCGGGTGTCGCGCTCACCGGGGCGGCCGGCGCGGTGGCGGCGACCCCCGCGCAGGCGTCCGACAAGCGCCCCGGGCACGGCCACGGGCCGGGCCACCGGCCCACGACGTACAGCCTGCGCGTGCTGGGCACCACCGACGTGCACGGCCACGCCCTGAACTGGGACTACTTCACCGACGCCGAGTACGACGACGCCGACCACAACGACGTCGGCATGGCCAAGCTCGCCACCCTGATCGAGGACGCCCGCGCCGAGAAGGGCCACGACCGCACCCTGCTGGTCGACGCCGGCGACATCATCCAGGGCACCCAGCTGTCGTACTACTACGCCCGCGTCGAGCCGATCACCGGCCCCGTCAAGGGCCCCAAGCACCCGATGGCGCTGGCGATGAACCAGATGAAGTACGACGCCGCCGCGCTCGGCAACCACGAGTTCAACTACGGCATCCCGCTGCTGCGCGCCTTCCAGGAGCAGTGCGACTTCCCGCTGCTGGCCGCCAACGCGGTCGACGCCAAGACGCTGCGCCCGGCCTTCCCGCCCTACCTGGTCAAGGAGTTGCGGGTGAAGGGCGGCCCGAACATCAAGGTCGGCATCCTGGGCCTGACCAACCCCGGCATCGCGGTGTGGGACAAGGCCAACGTGCAGGGGCAGCTGGCTTTCCCCGGCCTGGTCGAGCAGGCGAAGATCTACGTCCCGAAGCTGCGCGCGCTCGGCTGCGACGTGGTGTTCTGCACCGACCACTCCGGCCTGGACGGCAGCACCACCTACGGCGACGCGGTGCCCTACCCGGAGAACGCGTCCTCGCTGGTCGCCGCGCAGGTGCCCGGCATCGACGCGATCCTGGTCGGCCACACCCACGTGGAGCGCCCGCAGACGCTGGTGGTCAACGAGCAGACCGGCAAGACCGTGGTGCTGTCCGAGCCGCTGATGTGGGGCATGCGGCTGAGCGTCTTCGACATCGACCTGGAGCTGGAGCACGGCCGGTGGAAGGTCACCTCGGTGCAGGCCGGGGTGCGCAACGCCAACACCGTCGCCGAGGACCCGGTCGTCGCCAAGCTGGTGCGCGACGAGCACCAGAAGGTCGTGGCCTACGTCAACCAGGTCGTCGGCACCTGCACCGAGGCGATGTCCGCGGCGGAGTCCACCTACAAGGACACCCCGATCATCGACTTCATCAACCAGGTGCAGTCCGACACCGTCACCGCCGCGCTGGCCGGCACCCAGTACGCCGACCTGCCGGTGCTCTCCCAGGCGTCGCCGTTCTCCCGCACCGCGTCCATCCCCGCCGGGCAGGTCTCGCTGCGCGACGTGGCGGGCCTGTACGTCTACGAGAACACCCTGGACTCGAAGATCCTCACCGGCGCCCAGGTCAAGGACTACCTGGAGTGGTCCGCGGAGTACTTCGTGCAGACCGCGCCGGACGCCCCGGTCGACGTCACCAAGATCACCAACGCCGACAACACCCCCGACTTCAGCTACGACGTGCTCAGCGGGGTGTCGTACGACATCGACATCGCGCAGCCGGCCGGCTCCCGGATCGTGAACCTCACCCACGGCGGGGCGGCGATCGACCCGGCCGCGCAGTTCGTGCTCGCGGTGAACAACTACCGCTCCAGCGGCGGCAGCAACTACCCGCACGTGGCGACCGCGCAGTCGGTGTGGTCCAGTTCCGACGAGATCCGCAACACCATCATCGCGTGGGTGCAGGCGCGCGGCACAATCGACCCGTCGACCTTCGGCGCCGACCAGTGGCGGCTCACCCGCGCCGGAGCGCCGCTGTTCGGGTAG